The following is a genomic window from Paenibacillus thiaminolyticus.
GCTTTCATATGACAATTGATATATATATGTATGGTATAATAATACCCGTTGCTGAACATTGTACGGACCGTGACAGAAAGTGGTGAACATCTTATGCAGCAATGGAAACTGAATCTGATTATTCTCTGGTTCGGATCATTTCTGGTCATGTCGGGCATGACCATGGTTACGCCGTTCTTGGCGCTGTATTTGCAGCATGATATCGGATTGAGCGATCCGCATCAAATTGCAATTTGGACGGGACTTATCTTTGCGGCGAATTTTTTGACCTCATTTATTTTTCAGCCAATCTGGGGGAAGTTCGCGGATAAGTACGGCCGCAAAGTCATGATTATCCGTTCCGGCTTAGGTATGGCGATCGTGACGGTGTTGATGGGCTTCGCGCAGACGCCAGTGCATCTGCTGCTGCTTCGTCTCCTGAATGGGACGATCTCGGGCTTCAACCCTGCCGCAGTTGCACTTGTATCGTCGACAACGCCGCGGGAACGGACCGGCTTCGCTATGGGCATACTGCAGTCCGGCGTCGTCGCAGGGACAATTCTCGGGCCGCTTATCGGCGGAGGGCTAGCGGACTGGGTCGGCTATCGGCCGATTTTCTATATTACCGGAACACTGCTGTTCCTGGCCACAATGCTGACGCTGTTCATGGTGAAGGAGCCGTTCGACCGCGAGAAAGCGGCGGAAGAGCCGCAAATCTCGGTTCTCGCCGGCTTCAAACAGCTATCTGGCATTCCGCAGCTGCTGTCTCTGTTCGCGGTAACCTTTCTGCTGCAATTCGCCATGCTTAGCCCAATGTCGCTGCTTCCGCTATATGTGCAGGACCTTCATGGCTCGACGCAAAATCTGGCGTTTCTCGCCGGGCTCGTCACCGCAGTCACCGGCGTGTCCAACATGATCTGTTCCCCGATACTGGGGAAAATGAGCGACCAGTACGGCTCCCACCGGATATTGACCGTATGTCTAATCGGCGCTGCGCTAACCTTGATTCCGCAGGCCTTCGTCGGCACCGTGTGGCAGCTGCTCGTCGTCCGCTTCCTGCTCGGAATATTTATGGGCGGCCTGCTCCCATCCGTCAATGCGCTGATACGGAAATATACGCCTGACGGCATGGAGAGCCGCGCCTACAGCTTCAATACGAGCACACTCGCGCTCGGCAATATGATCGGCCCCGTCTTCGGCGGAGCGATGTCCGGAATTATCGGCATTCAAGGCATTTTTATCATTTCCGGCATTTTGCTGCTCGTCAACACGGCATGGGCCCGTTACTCCTTATATGGGAGAAAAAGAACGACTCACCGGCATACGTAATGCCTTCAGCAGGCCATGTCGCCTTGCTTAACAACGTGGCTGACAGAACAACCATATTATTTTTTGCAAAAGGGCTTGATCTGAAAAGCATTTCATCCGCTACAGTATGAATAGAGCCGCCATCAGCCGGCGTTACCTGACGACATCGTCGGGGCGTTACGGCAGGCGGCTTTCTTTATTTTATTTATCGCCGCTGTGGATTCGATTCAAAAAAATTATCAGCGGCGTCTCCCTGTTTGGATCTCCGCTTTCGTGCGTATATATCCAATGAAAGGGGGGAATGTAAAACATGGTAAATCAATGGACACCGCGTACCTTGACGGCCATGCTGTGCTTCGTCTTGCTCTGGACCGCGGCGGCTGTGCTGGGGCCGGCAGAGGCGGAGGCTAAGCCGAGTTATCCGGAATTCGTCAAAGTGTCGGCCGTAGGTCCGGTCATTCCGGGGTTAAACGCCAAAAATGAATGGGTGCCTCAGGGACTGGCGGTCGTGCCGGGGAAAAATTGGGTCATCGTCTCGCATTATTCGGGGAAATCCAGCAGTCAGGCAAGCGCCCTCTCGATTACCGACACGAAGACCAAAAAGCGGATAAAGACGCTCTACCTGTACGAGAGCGCCGACAAAAAGCATACCGGACATGTCGGGGGCGTTGCAGCCAGCGCCAAATACGTATGGATCGCGTCCGGCAGAAGTGTATACCAAATTCCCGTTAGCACGGTCTCCGGCAAAAAGGATTATAGCAATGTCGTCATGAAAAAATACGCTCTTGGCCATAAAGCCTCCTATGCCTCCTATTCGGACGGGGTGTTGTGGGTGGGTGAGTATATGGATGGCCAAGATATCGGCCAAAGCATGTGCAAGCCGGGACCGCAGGGCAAAGCGAGAGGCTATAAGCTAAACGGCAAAGGAGAGCTGCCGGCCAACCCAAAGGCAACTTATACATGGACGACGCCTGATCGAGTGCAAGGGATGGCCCTGACGAAGAACCGCGTCTTTTACAGTCAATCCTGCGGCCGCAACAATGACAGCACCCTGCTCGTATATACGCGGGGAGCCTCGGGCAAGCAGGTCAGCTCCTTGAAAATGCCTCCAATGTCCGAAGGCATCTCTCTGAAGGGAAGCAGTCTCTATGTGCTCTTCGAATCCGGTTCGCGCAAATACGCAGACGGGAAATACCCGCTAAAAAATATGTACATCATCAACACAAAGAAGCTAGCTATAGCGGTACCCAACAACAGCCCCTCCTCCGATCAGCCAAGACCGGATGAAGGGGCTGCTTAAATAGGACACCTCCGCCTCCGTTGCATCATTATCCCATTCCGTCAGACGGAGACTAGCAAAAGGGGTTTCCAACGGCCTGAAAACTGCACAGTTTCTCTGGACGCGCTTATTCGGTAGGCGAAATCCTGCACAGATACAGCAATTCGATATGGACCACTTCACCAGAAAGGGAATCCTGCAAAACTGCAGCAATTTCACCCGTTTCTCTTCGACTTAGCTCAAAAGGGCCTAAAATGATGTAGCTGTGCAGCAATTTCTCGGGATGTGGACTCATTGAGCCGAAATTCCTGTAAAATAGCAGCAATTTCCTCCACATGTCCAAGCCCCAGGAGGCAACGATGCCTCCAGAAGGCGATGATGCCCCATCATCTCCTCATTGGCGTCCTACAGCTTCAACAGGCCAAGCACGTGAAGGAACACGATGGCGATAACAACCGGAATGACATAGCGCAGCAATATGATATACAACGCCAGACCTTTGCGCCACCATGCCGCCTCGGTCGCGAATTCCTCGTACAGCCGCTTCCGCGGGAAGCGGTAGCCGACGAACAAGGCAATGAGCAGCGCACCGAAGGGCATGAGCACATTCGTCACGGCGAAGTCGGCCGCGTCGAAGAGAGACAGGCCGAAGATGCGCGCATCCGACCAGACACCGAATGACAAGGCGGACGGGATGCCGACGATGAAGATAAGGATTCCGAACAGCCAGCTCAACCGGGAGCGCTGTTGGTCGTTGTTGGACAATCCCGAGACCAAAATCTCCAGCATGGAGAAGGCCGAGGTTAAGGCCGCGAATAGGAACAACGCCAAAAATAACACGATGAAAAGACCGCCGAACGGCAGCTTTTCAAACAAGGCCGGCAAGGTGCCGAACAGCAGTCCCGGGCCTTCCTGCGGCTTCATGCCCAGCGCAAATATGGCCGGGAAGATCGCAAGCCCCGCCATCAGCGAGGTCAGGACGTTCAGGCCGACGACAGAGACCGACGATTTGAGCAGCGATTCCTGGCGGCTCAAGTAGGAACTGTAGGTCACCATGACGGATACCCCGACGCTGAGACAGAAGAACGACTGACCCAACGCATACAGCACAGCTTGTCCCGTCAGCTTGCTGAAATCAGGCTGAAGAAAATAACGAAGGCCTTCGCCCATCCCGGGAAGGGTCAGGGAACGGATGATAAGGACAAGGAATAAGACGAACAAGCCCGGCATCATGATGCGGCTTGCCCGTTCGATCCCCCCCTTGATTCCGCGCGCGACCACCGCGATCGTAATCAGCATGAAGACGAATTGCGCTGCGACCGCGTACCACGGATTGGCTACCGTCTCCGCGAACAGCGCATCGTAATCCTGGCCGCTCGATAGCAAGCCGCCGACAATACCGCGCCCTACATAAAGCACGATCCAGCCGCCAACGACGCTGTAGTAGGACAAGAGCAGGAAGCAGGTTCCGATGCCCAAGTATCCGATCCAGTGCCATTTCGAACGCGGCGCTATATCCTGGTAAGCGGATACGGCTCCCCGGCCTGTACTGCGCCCGATAGCGAACTCCGCCAGGAGCAGAGGCAGTCCGATGCCCAGCGTAAATAGCAGAAAAATAAGAAAAAATGCGCCCCCGCCGCTCGTCGCGACGACATTGGGGAATTTCCAAATGGCCCCCAGTCCGATCGCAGATCCGGCTGAGGCCAATATAAATCCGAGTTTTGAAGTCCACTGCTCTCGAGTTGTCATTACTGCCTCCTGTTGTCAATCTGTGTGCGAATGCTGCCTATTACACCGGTAGCCACTTCATTCCGTGCAAAAACACGATAAGGACGATGAGCGGCAAAAGGTAGCGGAGCATGAAGACGTACACGGCCAAGCCTTTGTGCCAGCGGCTGCCGAGCGTGTCCCATTCCTCCTGCAGGCGCCGCCGCGGATACCGGAAGCCGACGAATAAAGAGATCAGCAGTACGCCAAGCGGAAGCATGACGTTCGTAACCGCGAAGTCGGCCCAATCGAATATATTGCGCCCCAGCCACTGCAGATGGCTGCCCACGCCGAAGGAAAGAGCCGATGGAACGCCCATGGCGAAAATTACGCCGCCGACCAGCCAGCACATGCGCGCGCGTTGCTCCGCCTTGTTCTTGGTGAATGCGGCCACGACGATTTCCAACAGTGAGAACGCCGATGTCAGCGTCGCGAATAAGAAGAGCGCCAGGAACAGCACGATGAACAGGCGGCCGAACGGAAGCTGCTCGAAGACGGCCGGCAGCGTAATGAACAGGAGCCCGGCGCCTTCCTGCGGCTTCATGCCAAGCGCGAACAAAGCGGGGAAAATCGCAATGCCCGCCATGAACGAGGTCAGCACGTTCAAGCCAACGACGGACAGGGCCGGCTTCCCGAGAGGTTCCCCTTTTTTCAAATAGGAGCTGTAGGTCACCATGCAGGAGCCGCCCACACTTAGGCAGAAGAAGGACTGGCCGAGCGCATACAGGAGCGCCTGCGGCGTCAGTTGGCCGAAGTCCGGCTTCAGAAAATAGACGAGTCCTTCGCTCATCCCAGGCAAAGTGAGCGACCGCACGATCAGGACGAGGAACAGAATGAACAAACCCGGCATCATAATGCGGTTTGCCTTTTCAATGCCCCCCTTCACTCCCCGGGCCACGATAACGATCGTGATGAGCAGGAACAGTGCCTGCGCTAGCACAGCCGCCCAAGGGTTGGCGGCAGTCGATTCGAAGAGCTCTCCATAGTTGCGTCCATCCTGCAGCAGCGAACCGGTCAGGGCCTTGAGGAAATAGAGCACAATCCACCCGCCGACCACGCTGTAAAATGACAGCAGCACAGAGCACGTCGCCATACCCAAATAGCCGACACCGTGCCACTTGCTCCCCGGCGCCAACTCACGGTAGGCGGATACCGCTTCCTTGCCCGTATTGCGGCCGATCATGAATTCGGCCAGCAGCAGCGGCAGGCCGATGCCGAAGGTGAAGATAATAAATATAAGAAAAAAAGCGCCGCCACCGCTGGTAGCGACGACATTCGGGAACTTCCAGATCGCCCCCAGTCCGATGGCCGATCCGGCTGAGGCAAGCACGAAGCCGAGCCTCGAAGTCCATTGTTCTTGCTGTGTCATCCGTTCTAATCCATCCTTCTCTTTCGATTGCTGTCATTCATTATAGCATAGCAACGGTATAAAGCCCCTGCTTCCACATATTTTTAAGCTGGAGTCTTATTTCACAATAGCAAGCGCCAGACCGTCATAGGCCGGAAGCAGCGTGCTGAGCAATCGTTCATCTTGCGCGATCGCGGCATTGAAGGCGCGCATCGCCTGCACGGACGGGCCCTGCTTGTCCGGATTGAGCGTTCTGCCGCGGAGCATGAGGTTGTCTCCGGCGATTAGAGCCCCCGGTCTCGCCAGCCGGATTGCGTATTCGAGATAGGCCGGGTAATTTTCCTTGTCCGCGTCAATGAAGAACAGATCATAGCGGGCTCCTTCCCGCTCCAGCTCCGCAAGAGAATGAAGCGCCTCGCCCACTCTGTACTCCACCTGCTCGCCGAAGCCGGCTTCGGTGAGATTGCGCTTCGCCAGATCGGCGTAATCTTGACGCAGCTCCAGAGAGACAAGCCGCCCTCCCGGTTCCAGTCCCCGCAATATGCAATAGCCGCTGTAGCCGCCCAGCGCGCCGATCTCCAGCGCATCCTTCGCATGCGCCAGGCGGGCCAGCATCGTCAACAGGCGCCCGTACCCCTCCGGCACGGATATATCCCGTATGCCCTGAGCCCGGATGCGCTCCTTGATTCGCTCCATGGCCGGATCGGCCGGAAATAATTGTTCCAAATAAGATTCTACTGCTTCACTCGACATTTTCCATCCTCCTTGCATTTTATGATATGATGAATGCCATACAAGTACAAGTGAGACAAGTAGAACGGAGTGTTGTTATCGAATGAACCGACCTTGGACGTTAATCGCGACCGCCCCGATGGGCCTGGAGGCTGTCGTCGCGCGCGAATTGAAGCAGCTTGGATACGAGGATACGCGGGTGGAGAACGGCCGCGTGCTGTTCTCCGGAGGGCCTGTCGACGTGTGCCGGGCCAATCTGTGGCTCCGGACCGCGGATCGGGTGCTCGTCAAGATGGGCGAGTTCCGCGCGCGAACCTTCGAGGAGCTGTTCGAGGGCACCAAAGCCATACCATGGCCGGACTGGATCCCGATGCACGGCGAATTTCCGGTTGACGGGCGTTCTCATAAATCCCAGCTCTCCAGCGTCCCCGCCTGCCAGGGCATCGTGAAAAAGGCAGTCGTGGAGCGAATGAAGCAGCGGTACCATAACGACTGGTTCGAAGAGACCGGTCCGCTGTACCGGATCGAGGTCTCCCTGCTGAACGACATGGCAACGATTACGCTGGACACGACCGGACCCGGCTTACATAAGCGAGGCTATCGCAAGCTGACCGGAGCCGCACCGCTTAAAGAAACGATGGCGGCCGCCATCATAATGCTGACCCGCTGGAATCCGCAGCGTCCGCTGTATGATCCGTTCTGCGGCTCGGGAACCCTGTTGATTGAAGCGGCGATGATCGGCTGGAATGTCGCTCCCGGGCTCCGGCGCTCCTTCTCTGCGGAGACATGGAGCATCATCGGCGAACAGGCATGGGAACAAGCGCGAGAGGAAGCGTTCGACGCGGTCCGTGACGACACGGAGCTCCAGTTGACCGGATCGGATATCGATCCCGAAGCGATTCGCCTGGCGCAAGCGGCAGCGAAGAGCGCCGGCTTCGCCCGCGAGATCGAGTTCCGCGTCTGTCCTGCGAGCAAGGCGAAGCCGGAAGGAGACTACGGGTGCCTCGTGACGAATCCGCCATACGGCGAACGGTTGAACGAGAAGGATGAAGTCGAGCGGATGGTGAGAGATTTTGGCTTCATGGCGAAGACGCTGCCGACCTGGTCGTTCTTCGCGATCAGCCCGAGCCGCCAGTTCGAGCATTACTTCGGCCGCCCGGCGGACAAGCGCCGCAAGCTGTTCAACGGCAATATCGAATGCCAGCTGTATCAATATTTCGGTCCGCTTCCTCCTCGCAGCAAGGCGCCGGCATCGCCTTCCGAATCATAATTACGCCCAATCGAACACCATCTGCCCTACAGCGGCAGGCGGTGTTCTTTTATTTTTAACATTTTATGAAAATCTGATAAGATGGGAGGTACGATTACAAGTCAAGGAAGGTACACGCAATGAATCCAATTCGTCAAGCCCGGCCTGATTCCACCGGCAGGAAAAGTTCGGCGGCCGCCCTGTTCGGATGGCTCAGCTTCGTCTTCTTCCTCACGGCGATGATGGGGAAGCTGATCTATTTCAATCGCACGCTGGCGATCCCGAATATGGCCATGAACCGGGACGACTACCTGGTCGCCCTCGGATCGCTGCTGATTGCCGGCAGCTGGACGTTCTGGGCGAAGGAACGATGGCGCCCGTTGCTCTTGTTGCTGCTTAACTTTGCACTGACGGTGCTCATTTTTGCCGATTTGATCTATTTCCGCTATTTTCAGGACTTCATCACGATTCCCGTCCTGCTTCAAGCCGCGCAGGTCAGCTCGCTCGGAGAGAGCATCGCTTCGCTTATTCACGGCAAGGATGTGCGGCTGTTCCTGGATTGGCTCATCCTCATTCCACTCACGATCGGGCATGCCCGCATTCGGTCCCGGGAATACCGCTATCAGCGCTCCATCTTGTCCGGCCGGAAGAACCGGGGACGCATGCTGCAGCGGGCAGCGGCCGGCCTGCTTGCCATCGTCGTCGGCACCGTGTTGGTAGCCGTGCCGGTGAAGCAAGCGACCAGTACATGGGCGAAAGGGCTGTTCAGTTCGGTCTGGTGGAGCGCCTCCGTTTATAATATTACGGGCTTGCTGGGCTTTCACGGCTTTGATGTGTACCGGTACGTGAAGGAAAATCTGATGGGAGGGGCCTCTCTCTCCGAAGCCGAGATCAAGGACGCGGAAGCGTGGTTCGCCGCCCATCGCACCGATCGGCAGGGCCCTGCGTCCTCTTTCGGGCGGTATGCCGGCAGCAATGTCATTATTGTGCAGGCTGAAGCGTTCGAAAATTTCGTCATCGGTGCAAAGGTGAACGGGCAGGAGATAACGCCCAACCTGAATGCGCTTCGCAAGGAGAGTCTTTATTTCACCCGGTTCTTCCATCAGACGGGTCAAGGCCGAACCTCAGATGCCGATTTCGGGGTGAACGCCGGGCTTCATCCACTGCCGGCCGGCTCCGTCTTCATCCGCTACCCCGGCCAGACCTATGACACGCTGCCGGCCATGCTCCGCGCGGAAGGCTATCGCACCGGAGCGTTCCATGCTTATGACGCCGGGTTCTGGAACCGTTATATTATGTATCAAAATATGGGCTACGACTTTTTCATGAGCAAAAAAGATTATGTTCTTGATGAGCCTGTCGGATGGACCGTCGGAGACAAATCCTTTTTCCGCCAATCGGTCGAACGAATGTCTCCCGAGACGCAGCCATTCTACAGCTTCTTAATTACGCTGGCAAGCCACCATCCGTACAAGCTGCCGACATCAGTGCAGAAGCTCGACGTCGGCCCATATACGGATACGATGTTCGGCGATTATTTGCAGTCGATGCATTACGTTGACGAAGCGGTTGGAGAAATGATCGCCGATCTGAAGCAGCGCGGGCTGTGGGACAAGACAATCTGGGTATTCTACGGAGATCATGACAACTCAATCGGAGAGACGGAGCCTCTCTCCAGGCTTCTCGGCCATCCAGTCAGCAAGCTGGATATGCTGGAAATGAAGAATCAGGTCCCGCTCTTCATCCATCTCCCTAATGGGGCGCAGGCCGGGACGTTTGATTCGGTCGCGGGCCAATTGGACGTCGCCCCGACGCTGCTGCACTGGCTCGGAATCGATGCGGCCGACGCCTATATGATGGGCCATAATCTGCTGCTGCCGGATCGGCGGCTCGTCGTATTGCGGAACGGCTCGTACACGGACGGGAGCATTTTCTATGTCCCTTCGGCCGACGGATTGTTCGAGCACGGCACCTGCTTCGATTACGCGGGGCGAGAGAAGACGGACGTCGCCCGCTGCCAGCCGTACGAGGCCGAAGCGAAGCGCCGCTTGACCGTCTCGGACCAAGTGATTACGAATAACCTGATTAAGCGGTTCCGCCAATCTTCTCATTCGCAACCGTGACATCAGCCGCTGTCCCCGTTGACAGCGGCTGTCTGCGTATCTCTTCCCGGGTGCCCGCCATCCGTTCACCTGCCGCCTTCTGCGCCGCCTCGCCTGTCCCCCTTCATCTGCGCTACCGCTCCTGCAGCAGCTCGTCCAGCTTCCGGCGCCGCTTCTTCTCCTTCAGGCGCCGATCGTACTCTTCGCGGCGCAGCGCCTTGGCGAGAGACGCGCACATGCCGAGCAGGACGACCGCGAACGGCAGCGCCGTCAGGATGGACGCCGTCTGAAGCGCATTCAGTCCGCCGCTCAGAAGGAGGACGATGGCGATCAGCGACTGGAAGATTCCCCAGGTGAGCTTGATCGGAATGCTCGGATTCGGGTTGCCGTCAGACGACATCATGCCGAGCACGAAGGTAGCAGAATCGGCCGACGTAATGAAGAACATCACGATGAGCAGCGTGGCCAACACCCCGAGCACATAGCCGGCGGGCAGGGCGTCGAGCGTCACGAACAAGGCGGACGTTATATCCTGCTGCACCGCCTGGGCGAGATTTATGCCTTCGAACATTTCCAAATGAAGCCCCGTCGCCCCGAATACGGAGAACCAAAGGAAGCTGAAGCCGCTTGGCAGCAGCAATGTCCCAAGAATGAACTCCTTAATCGTTCTCCCCCTGGATATGCGGGCAATGAACAAACCGACGAACGGCGCCCACGTAATCCACCACGCCCAGTAGAACAGGGTCCATCTCGCAATCCAGGAATTTTCGGTGAATGGCGACAGGCGAAGACTCATCTGGATAATGTTTTGCAAGTAGCCGCCTAACGTCGTCGTGAACGTATCAATGATGAAGGAGGTCGGTCCGAGAAGCAGCGTGAAGATGAGGAGACCGAGCGCAATCAGCAGATTCGTATTGCTTAATATGCGTATCCCCTTGTCCAGGCCGGTAATGGCCGAAGTCAGGAACAATATAGTAACTACGATAATAATAATGATTTGAACAGTGATGTTCGATGGAATTCCCAGCGTATGCTGCAGTCCGCCGTTAATCTGCATCACGCCGAGACCAAGCGACGTCGCGACACCGAAGGTAGTGGCGATAATGGCCAAAACGTCAATCACTTTGCCAATGGAACCGTCCACGCGTTCTCCGAGCAACGGATAGAACGTATGGCTTATCAGTCCTTTATGTTGTTGGCGGAAGGTGAAATAAGCGAGAGCGAGTGACACGAGCGAATAAATCCCCCATGGATGAAGGCCCCAATGGAAGAAGGAATAGCGCATCGCTTCGCGTGCCGCATCCGGCGTCATTCCCGCGGCGGCGGGCGGGTTCATATAATGGCTGAGCGGCTCGGCGACTCCCCAGAATACGAGCCCAATCCCCATTCCCGCACTGAACAGCATTGCGAACCAGGTCAGATTCGAATATTCCGGTTCGTCATCGTCTCGACCGAGACGAATATGCCCATGCTTACCGAAGGCCAGCACGAGACAGAACAACAGCACGATCAGGGCCGTTATCAGGTAGAACCAGCCGAACCGCTCTGTCGTGAAGGAGAGCGCCGCTTCCGATTGCTGCGCCATGCTTCCCGGGGACAGCAAGCCCCACAGGACAATGACCAGGATGATAACGACCGATATTCCAAATACCATATCCCCACCCCTTGGTTGTTGCTCTTGATAGCATGTAGTATGCACAAAAAAAATCCCAGACGATTGTCTGGGAT
Proteins encoded in this region:
- a CDS encoding MFS transporter; translated protein: MQQWKLNLIILWFGSFLVMSGMTMVTPFLALYLQHDIGLSDPHQIAIWTGLIFAANFLTSFIFQPIWGKFADKYGRKVMIIRSGLGMAIVTVLMGFAQTPVHLLLLRLLNGTISGFNPAAVALVSSTTPRERTGFAMGILQSGVVAGTILGPLIGGGLADWVGYRPIFYITGTLLFLATMLTLFMVKEPFDREKAAEEPQISVLAGFKQLSGIPQLLSLFAVTFLLQFAMLSPMSLLPLYVQDLHGSTQNLAFLAGLVTAVTGVSNMICSPILGKMSDQYGSHRILTVCLIGAALTLIPQAFVGTVWQLLVVRFLLGIFMGGLLPSVNALIRKYTPDGMESRAYSFNTSTLALGNMIGPVFGGAMSGIIGIQGIFIISGILLLVNTAWARYSLYGRKRTTHRHT
- a CDS encoding sodium-dependent transporter, whose product is MTTREQWTSKLGFILASAGSAIGLGAIWKFPNVVATSGGGAFFLIFLLFTLGIGLPLLLAEFAIGRSTGRGAVSAYQDIAPRSKWHWIGYLGIGTCFLLLSYYSVVGGWIVLYVGRGIVGGLLSSGQDYDALFAETVANPWYAVAAQFVFMLITIAVVARGIKGGIERASRIMMPGLFVLFLVLIIRSLTLPGMGEGLRYFLQPDFSKLTGQAVLYALGQSFFCLSVGVSVMVTYSSYLSRQESLLKSSVSVVGLNVLTSLMAGLAIFPAIFALGMKPQEGPGLLFGTLPALFEKLPFGGLFIVLFLALFLFAALTSAFSMLEILVSGLSNNDQQRSRLSWLFGILIFIVGIPSALSFGVWSDARIFGLSLFDAADFAVTNVLMPFGALLIALFVGYRFPRKRLYEEFATEAAWWRKGLALYIILLRYVIPVVIAIVFLHVLGLLKL
- a CDS encoding sodium-dependent transporter; translation: MTQQEQWTSRLGFVLASAGSAIGLGAIWKFPNVVATSGGGAFFLIFIIFTFGIGLPLLLAEFMIGRNTGKEAVSAYRELAPGSKWHGVGYLGMATCSVLLSFYSVVGGWIVLYFLKALTGSLLQDGRNYGELFESTAANPWAAVLAQALFLLITIVIVARGVKGGIEKANRIMMPGLFILFLVLIVRSLTLPGMSEGLVYFLKPDFGQLTPQALLYALGQSFFCLSVGGSCMVTYSSYLKKGEPLGKPALSVVGLNVLTSFMAGIAIFPALFALGMKPQEGAGLLFITLPAVFEQLPFGRLFIVLFLALFLFATLTSAFSLLEIVVAAFTKNKAEQRARMCWLVGGVIFAMGVPSALSFGVGSHLQWLGRNIFDWADFAVTNVMLPLGVLLISLFVGFRYPRRRLQEEWDTLGSRWHKGLAVYVFMLRYLLPLIVLIVFLHGMKWLPV
- a CDS encoding O-methyltransferase yields the protein MSSEAVESYLEQLFPADPAMERIKERIRAQGIRDISVPEGYGRLLTMLARLAHAKDALEIGALGGYSGYCILRGLEPGGRLVSLELRQDYADLAKRNLTEAGFGEQVEYRVGEALHSLAELEREGARYDLFFIDADKENYPAYLEYAIRLARPGALIAGDNLMLRGRTLNPDKQGPSVQAMRAFNAAIAQDERLLSTLLPAYDGLALAIVK
- a CDS encoding THUMP domain-containing class I SAM-dependent RNA methyltransferase encodes the protein MNRPWTLIATAPMGLEAVVARELKQLGYEDTRVENGRVLFSGGPVDVCRANLWLRTADRVLVKMGEFRARTFEELFEGTKAIPWPDWIPMHGEFPVDGRSHKSQLSSVPACQGIVKKAVVERMKQRYHNDWFEETGPLYRIEVSLLNDMATITLDTTGPGLHKRGYRKLTGAAPLKETMAAAIIMLTRWNPQRPLYDPFCGSGTLLIEAAMIGWNVAPGLRRSFSAETWSIIGEQAWEQAREEAFDAVRDDTELQLTGSDIDPEAIRLAQAAAKSAGFAREIEFRVCPASKAKPEGDYGCLVTNPPYGERLNEKDEVERMVRDFGFMAKTLPTWSFFAISPSRQFEHYFGRPADKRRKLFNGNIECQLYQYFGPLPPRSKAPASPSES
- a CDS encoding LTA synthase family protein encodes the protein MNPIRQARPDSTGRKSSAAALFGWLSFVFFLTAMMGKLIYFNRTLAIPNMAMNRDDYLVALGSLLIAGSWTFWAKERWRPLLLLLLNFALTVLIFADLIYFRYFQDFITIPVLLQAAQVSSLGESIASLIHGKDVRLFLDWLILIPLTIGHARIRSREYRYQRSILSGRKNRGRMLQRAAAGLLAIVVGTVLVAVPVKQATSTWAKGLFSSVWWSASVYNITGLLGFHGFDVYRYVKENLMGGASLSEAEIKDAEAWFAAHRTDRQGPASSFGRYAGSNVIIVQAEAFENFVIGAKVNGQEITPNLNALRKESLYFTRFFHQTGQGRTSDADFGVNAGLHPLPAGSVFIRYPGQTYDTLPAMLRAEGYRTGAFHAYDAGFWNRYIMYQNMGYDFFMSKKDYVLDEPVGWTVGDKSFFRQSVERMSPETQPFYSFLITLASHHPYKLPTSVQKLDVGPYTDTMFGDYLQSMHYVDEAVGEMIADLKQRGLWDKTIWVFYGDHDNSIGETEPLSRLLGHPVSKLDMLEMKNQVPLFIHLPNGAQAGTFDSVAGQLDVAPTLLHWLGIDAADAYMMGHNLLLPDRRLVVLRNGSYTDGSIFYVPSADGLFEHGTCFDYAGREKTDVARCQPYEAEAKRRLTVSDQVITNNLIKRFRQSSHSQP
- a CDS encoding glycine betaine uptake BCCT transporter, coding for MVFGISVVIILVIVLWGLLSPGSMAQQSEAALSFTTERFGWFYLITALIVLLFCLVLAFGKHGHIRLGRDDDEPEYSNLTWFAMLFSAGMGIGLVFWGVAEPLSHYMNPPAAAGMTPDAAREAMRYSFFHWGLHPWGIYSLVSLALAYFTFRQQHKGLISHTFYPLLGERVDGSIGKVIDVLAIIATTFGVATSLGLGVMQINGGLQHTLGIPSNITVQIIIIIVVTILFLTSAITGLDKGIRILSNTNLLIALGLLIFTLLLGPTSFIIDTFTTTLGGYLQNIIQMSLRLSPFTENSWIARWTLFYWAWWITWAPFVGLFIARISRGRTIKEFILGTLLLPSGFSFLWFSVFGATGLHLEMFEGINLAQAVQQDITSALFVTLDALPAGYVLGVLATLLIVMFFITSADSATFVLGMMSSDGNPNPSIPIKLTWGIFQSLIAIVLLLSGGLNALQTASILTALPFAVVLLGMCASLAKALRREEYDRRLKEKKRRRKLDELLQER